A single window of Hemicordylus capensis ecotype Gifberg chromosome 15, rHemCap1.1.pri, whole genome shotgun sequence DNA harbors:
- the RTN4R gene encoding reticulon-4 receptor, protein MKRAAAEGSRLLILVLCLNFPSEADSCPGACVCYSEPKITISCQQQGLGAIPTEIPVQTQRIFLHNNKVTLIRSTSFTSCRNMSILWIHSNNISFIEPGAFYGLHKLEELDLSDNTNLRSINPSTFQGLIHLHTLHLDRCGLLELSTGLFRGLFSLQYLYLQDNNLQNLLDDTFVDLANLTYLFLHGNKIKSLSESVFRGLINLDRLLLHQNRVSVIHHRAFHDLGKVMTLYLFNNNLTVLTGETMAPLVSLQYLRLNGNQWVCDCQARSLWDWFKQFKGSSSELECHLPAHLAGRDLKKLQSADLEGCVDSFNQIRTSVFSTKTRSGKLPTADPPLNPPDSSRKCCQPEIEKSFIYEAKGKAAPSSHSSRASPNNPLKDKENMAKTKYQVETDPSKNGSNKQINDSPFGTFPSVVDPPLTNFKPEFLGPIEPSTVPTKKRQGCSKKNKSRSQCRVAQQPQSSTSQLIPSLLISPLVWGLFWFC, encoded by the coding sequence GAAGCAGACTGCTGATTTTGGTGCTTTGCTTGAACTTCCCGTCAGAAGCAGATTCCTGCCCTGGGGCGTGTGTATGTTACAGCGAACCCAAGATCACCATCAGCTGCCAGCAGCAAGGACTTGGAGCCATCCCCACCGAGATCCCTGTCCAGACTCAACGCATCTTCTTGCACAACAACAAGGTCACCTTGATCAGGTCTACCAGCTTCACCTCCTGCCGCAATATGTCCATCCTCTGGATCCATTCTAATAACATTAGCTTCATTGAACCAGGGGCATTCTATGGGCTTCACAAGTTAGAGGAGCTGGACCTCAGCGACAACACGAACCTGAGGTCTATCAACCCTTCCACCTTCCAGGGCCTCATCCACCTTCACACTCTGCACCTTGACCGTTGTGGGCTGCTGGAACTCTCCACGGGGCTCTTCCGGGGGCTGTTCTCCTTGCAGTATCTCTACCTGCAGGATAACAACCTGCAGAACCTCCTGGATGACACCTTTGTGGATCTTGCTAACCTCACCTACTTGTTTTTGCATGGGAACAAAATTAAGAGTTTGTCGGAAAGTGTCTTTCGGGGGTTGATCAACCTTGATAGGTTGCTCTTGCACCAGAACCGGGTTAGCGTGATCCACCATCGGGCGTTCCATGACCTTGGAAAAGTGATGACCTTGTATCTTTTTAATAATAACCTGACGGTGCTCACGGGAGAAACGATGGCCCCCTTGGTATCCCTCCAGTATCTCCGTTTGAACGGCAACCAGTGGGTGTGTGACTGCCAAGCTCGGTCACTCTGGGATTGGTTTAAACAATTTAAAGGCTCCTCCTCGGAACTGGAGTGCCATCTGCCCGCTCACCTGGCTGGGAGGGACCTCAAGAAGCTGCAGAGCGCTGACCTGGAGGGCTGCGTTGACTCGTTCAACCAGATCCGAACGAGCGTGTTTAGCACAAAGACCCGATCGGGCAAGTTGCCAACGGCCGACCCACCCCTAAATCCCCCCGACAGCTCGCGGAAATGCTGCCAGCCGGAAATAGAGAAGTCTTTTATTTATGAAGCCAAAGGCAAGGCGGCTCCCTCATCACACAGCAGCCGGGCTTCTCCCAACAATCCTCTCAAGGATAAGGAGAATATGGCCAAAACCAAGTACCAAGTCGAGACggacccttccaaaaacggcagCAACAAGCAGATCAATGACTCGCCGTTTGGGACTTTCCCCAGTGTGGTGGACCCTCCCTTGACCAACTTTAAGCCTGAATTCCTGGGCCCCATTGAACCTTCCACAGTCCCCACCAAAAAGAGGCAGGGGTGCTCTAAAAAGAACAAATCAAGGTCACAATGCCGGGTCGCCCAACAACCCCAAAGCTCCACATCACAGCTAATCCCAAGCTTATTGATCTCCCCCTTGGTGTGGGGTCTCTTTTGGTTCTGTTAG